From the genome of Orcinus orca chromosome 5, mOrcOrc1.1, whole genome shotgun sequence, one region includes:
- the RBP2 gene encoding retinol-binding protein 2 isoform X2, protein MCDHHPRTSDIDFATRKIAIHLAQTKIIEQDGDNFKTKTNSTFRNYNLDFTVGVEFDEYTKGLDNRNVKTLITWEGDVLVCVQKGEKKNRGWKQWVEGDKLHLELTCGDQVCRQVFKKK, encoded by the exons ATATTGATTTTGCCACCCGCAAGATCGCCATCCATCTGGCTCAGACGAAGATCATTGAGCAAGACGGCGATAACTTCAAGACGAAAACCAACAGCACGTTCCGAAACTACAACTTGGATTTCACAGTCGGGGTGGAGTTTGACGAGTACACGAAGGGTCTGGACAACCGGAATGTTAAG ACTCTGATCACCTGGGAAGGTGATGTCCTTGTGTGCGTGCagaagggggaaaagaagaaCCGAGGCTGGAAGCAGTGGGTCGAGGGGGACAAGCTGCACCTG GAGCTGACGTGCGGCGACCAGGTGTGCCGTCAAGTGTTCAAGAAGAAGTGA